One Aegilops tauschii subsp. strangulata cultivar AL8/78 chromosome 7, Aet v6.0, whole genome shotgun sequence genomic window carries:
- the LOC120969318 gene encoding uncharacterized protein — translation MRTGESRLLAAKAAAARRLERHRLLLERRAADLASHALADIDATHARRLAVARDISSTNGEIEDAQRKAEEWGRFYESKRMEMEEFRPSSPQPPSTTAAATSQPHDVEAALQELQSSGLHSDDAGIGAAEAWKAYLMAKKAKLDETLAAARQFRALLRQQLQKAFASQVRDQKAAQN, via the exons ATGAGGACGG GAGAGTCCCGCCTCCTTGCCGCCaaggccgccgccgcccgccgcctcgaGCGGCACCGCCTCCTCCTCGAGCGCCGCGCCGCAGACCTCGCCTCCCACGCCCTCGCTGACATCGACGCCACCCACGCGCGCCGCCTTGCCGTCGCCCGCGACATCAGCTCGACCAACGGCGAGATTGAGGACGCGCAGCGGAAGGCGGAGGAGTGGGGCCGCTTCTACGAGTCCAAGAGGATGGAGATGGAGGAGTTCCGGCCGTCGTCTCCACAGCCTCCATCCACCACGGCCGCAGCCACTTCTCAACCCCACGA CGTGGAGGCAGCCCTGCAGGAGCTGCAGAGCAGCGGGTTGCACTCGGACGACGCCGGGATCGGGGCTGCGGAAGCCTGGAAGGCCTACCTCATGGCTAAGAAGGCCAAGCTGGATGAGACCCTTGCTGCAGCCCGCCAGTTCAGAGCACTGCTTCGGCAGCAGCTCCAGAAAGCCTTCGCGTCACAGGTTAGGGATCAAAAGGCAGCACAAAACTGA